A stretch of Larus michahellis chromosome Z, bLarMic1.1, whole genome shotgun sequence DNA encodes these proteins:
- the TMEM267 gene encoding transmembrane protein 267 — MVFAMASETDKAHALLQTFSAASVISSLGLGIFCFVADRLLQFSFIQQNDWLRAFSDNAVHGVLGMWSWAIVIGLRKKSDFTEVTLAGFLASVIDVDHFFLAGSLSLKAALTLPQRPLLHCSTVIPVVALTLKFIMHLFRLKDSWCFLPWMLFISWTSHHVRDGIRHGLWICPFGKTPPLPYWLYVAITASLPHLCSFIMYLTGTRELMSIKHGIRIDV, encoded by the exons ATGGTTTTTGCCATGGCATCTGAGACTGACAAGGCCCATGCTCTTCTCCAAACTTTCAGCGCAGCTTCAGTTATTTCTAGTCTGGGTTTGGGAATATTCTGCTTTGTAGCAGACAGACTTCTGCAGTTTTCCTTCATTCAGCAAAATGACTGGCTCCGAGCCTTCTCTGATAATGCAGTGCATGGTGTACTAGGAATGTGGTCCTGGGCAATAGTGATTGGACTCAGGAAGAAAAGTGACTTCACTGAGGTCACTCTGGCTGGCTTCCTCGCCTCCGTCATTGACGTGGACCACTTCTTTCTTGCTGGGTCCCTGTCATTAAAG gctgctcTGACTCTTCCACAGAGACCACTTCTTCATTGTTCTACTGTGATTCCTGTTGTCGCTCTGACATTAAAGTTTATTATGCACCTTTTCAGGCTTAAGGATTCATGGTGCTTTCTTCCCTGGATGCTGTTTATATCCTGGACTTCTCATCACGTCCGTGATGGGATTCGTCATGGCCTCTGGATCTGCCCATTTGGAAAAACTCCTCCTTTGCCATATTGGCTGTATGTGGCAATTACAGCATCTTTACCTCATCTATGTtcatttattatgtatttaacAGGCACTAGAGAATTAATGTCTATAAAACATGGAATCCGCATTGATGTATAA